ACGTCAGGCAATTATCAGTCAAGAAGAACCTGCGATCGCTATTTCCATACATCACAACTCTCTACCCGATAATGGCGATGCCGAGAAAACCAAGGGATTCGGCACGTTTTGGTATCATCCCCAAGCCCACAGCCTCGCAATATTTTTACAGAACTATGTAGTCAAAAAACTCGGCAGACCTCATTATGGGGTGTTTTGGAACAACCTAGCACTGACACGTCCCGCTGCTGCGCCATCAGTATTGCTGGAATTGGGTTTTATGAGTAATCCTGATGAATTTGAGCAGGTAGTGAACCCAGAAGAACAGAAGAAAATGGCAAAAGCGATCGCTCAAGGGATTACAGAGTGGGTTAGGAGTGTGAGATAAATTTTGAGGTACAAGACTAGTTCCTAATTGTATTTGGTGGAGTGCGATCGCTATTTTTAGTTCTGAAGTCACTTGCAAGATTTAATCAATATTTGATGGTGATAGATTAAATTTGATACAACAAAATTACTTGTTGACAGAATATGCCAGTTTTAGCATAATTGAGATTGCATGAGTGAACAACAAGAAAAACCACTTAAATGGATTGCAAGCGCTCTTGATGATTTAAAGAAGTTTCCTGAAGATGTACAAGATGTAATGGGTTATGCCCTGGATTTGGCACAACATGGTGAAAAGCATCCTGATGCAAAACCTTTACATGGATTTTCAGGGGCTAGCGTTTTAGAAATTGTAGATGATTTTGATGGGGATACATACAGAGCAATTTACACTGTTAAATTTGCAGGAGTTGTTTACTTATTGCATTCATTTCAAAAGAAATCAAAACATGGTATTGCTACACCGCAACAAGACATAGATTTGGTTAAAAAGAGATTAAAAGACGCTCAGAAAGATTATTCAACAGAAACAGCTAAAAAGAACGAGCTAAAAAATGAGTAACGAAAATAATGTTTACGTTAGTAGCGGGAATGTGTTTGCTGAT
This portion of the Nostoc sp. GT001 genome encodes:
- a CDS encoding type II toxin-antitoxin system RelE/ParE family toxin, which gives rise to MSEQQEKPLKWIASALDDLKKFPEDVQDVMGYALDLAQHGEKHPDAKPLHGFSGASVLEIVDDFDGDTYRAIYTVKFAGVVYLLHSFQKKSKHGIATPQQDIDLVKKRLKDAQKDYSTETAKKNELKNE